The genomic DNA GCCCGTCGATCCCGATCACTGAAAGATCCTCCGGGACCCGGAGCCCCAGTTCGCGGGCTGCGAGGATGGCACCCACGGCAATTTCATCCGCGGCGCAGAAAACCGCGGTGGGCCGCACATCCGGCCGGGCGAGGAGGGCCTTGGCGGCCCGGAACCCGCCGGCAACTGAGAACTCGGCACTGGAGATCCAGCTTGCCTCCGGAGTCAGCCCGGCGTCCCGCATAGCGGATTCGTAGCCGTTGCGCCGGGTGCCGCCGAGCTGGAAATCCCGTTCCAGCTCCTCCCCGCCGCCGATGTGCGCAATGCGGGTGTGCCCCAGGGAGATCAGATGCCGGGTGGCCAGGGAGGAGATACCGGCGTCATCCACCCGGATGGTGGTGGTGCCGGGCAGCGGGCCGCCGATGGCCACGATGGGCTTATCCACGGCCCGAAGCTGGGCCAATTCCTCCTCGGTCAGCCGCAGGGCGACCGTGATCACTGCATCCACCCGCTTGCGCCGGAGCATCTCAGTGAGCACGCTTTCCCGGTGGCCGGGCCCGTCGCTGGTGTTGTACAGCGTTAGGTCATAGCCTGCCTCGATCAGCGCCGAGGCAGCTCCTTCCAGCACCTGGGCAAAGTACCAGCGGCCGACGCTGGGCATCACCACTCCCACATTGCGGGTACGCCCCGAGGCGAGGGAGGAGGCGTTGTAGGAAATGACAAAACCCAGTTCCTCGGCAGCACCGAGCACCCGTTGGCGCGTCGCTTCCGAAACGGCGCCGTTGCCGCTGAGCGCGCGGGAAACGGTCGCCGAGGAGACGCCGGCGCGGGCGGCTACCTCTTTGATTCCTGGCAAGGTTTCCCTCTTCTACTCTTTGGCGGGCAGGGGTCAGCTTAGTCGAGTCGAACCCAGGCACTGTTGTCGGGAAGCAGGAAGCCGTCGTAGACAGCGCCGTTGCGGCTGCAGGCAATCAGCTCTCCCTGGGGCAGGGGAACGGCGTCGCTGCCCATGTTCATCAGGGCCGCGATGTTGCCATTGACGTAGGCAAGCACGCTGTCCGGGTATCCGGTGAGCCAGGCGAGGGAACCGTTGCCCAGGTCCAGCTTCCGGCGCAGATCCAGGGCCGTCCGGTAGAGGTTCAGTGTCGAATCGCGGTCCTGCCGCTGGACGTCCCGCGCCAGGTGCTGCCACTCCTCCGGCTGCGGGAGCCAGGAACCGCCGGCAGCACTGAAGCCGAGGGCGGGCGCCTCCGACGTCCAGGGGAGCGGAACCCGGCAGCCGTCCCGGCCCAGGCGTTCCCCGGCGGTGCGGTGGAAGGTGGGGTCCTGGCGGAACTCGTCCGGAAGCCGGGTGTGGTCCGGCAGTCCCAGTTCCTCGCCCTGGTAGAGGTAGACGCCGCCGGGCAGGCCGAGCATCAGCAGCGTGGCGGCGCGGGCCCGGGAGATACCCAGCCCGTGGTCCGGCTGCGGGTCGGCGGCTCCTATCCCGTCACCGGGCCGGTCCTGATGCGTGGTGATACCAAAGCGGCTGACATGGCGGACGACGTCGTGGTTGGAGAGCACCCAGGTGGTGGGGGCGCCGACCTGGTCGAAGGCGCGCAGGGAGGACTCGATGACGTGGCGCAGTGCCGGGGCGTGCCAGGGGTGGTGCAGGTAGGCGAAGTTGAACGTCTGGTGCATCTCATCGGCGCGTACCCAGTCGGTGAGGCGTTCGATCGGGTCGATGGTCGCTTCGGCGCAGAGCACCCGGTCTCCGTCGTAGGAGTCCAGGATTTTGCGCCAGGACCGGTAGATGTCGTGGATGCCGGGCTGGCCGAACATGGGTGCTTCGGAGCCGGGGTAGCCCTCGGAGGAGGATCCGTCGGCGCGTCCGCCCCAGTCCGGCAGGCCGGTCTTTTTGATCAGGGCGTGGGCGACGTCCACGCGGAACCCGCCGACGCCGCGGTCCAGCCAGAAGCGCAGGATCCGTTCGAATTCGGCGTGCACTGCGGGGGAGTCCCAGTTGAAGTCGGGCTGGGAGGAGTCAAAGAGGTGCAGGTACCACTGTCCGGGGGTGCCGTCGGGTTCGGTGATGCGGGTCCAGGCCGGTCCGCCGAAGTGGGACTGCCAGTTGTTCGGCGGGGTGTCCCCGTTTTCGCCGGTGCCGTCGCGGAAGATGAACATGTCGCGTTCGGGGGAGCCGGGTCCTGCGGCCAGGGCTGCCTGGAAGAGGGGGTGGGCGTCGGAGCAGTGGTTGGGGACCAGGTCCACGATGACGCGGATGTGGTGGCGGGAGGCTTCGGTGATGAGGGCGTCGAAGTCCTCCAGGGTGCCGAAGATGGGGTCTACGGAGCAGTAGTCGGCGACGTCGTAGCCGGCGTCCTTTTGCGGGGAGCGGTAGAAGGGGGAGAGCCAGACGGCGTCGATGTCCAGTTCGGCCAGGGTGGCCAGTTCGGCGGTGATGCCTTGCAGGTCACCGACGCCGTCCCCGTTGAGGTCCCGGAAGGAGCGCGGGTAGATCTGGTAGATCACTGATGAGCGCCACCATTCACGGTCTCCGGAGGACGGATGAACGAGGGTGAGCGCCGAAGAATCGTCGAGTACAGAACTGAGCATGCCCACATCCTAGGGTGCATTCCCGAAAAAACTGCAAACGCTTCCATTGCGTTTTCGCGTGTGCCCCTTTTGGCCGCGTAAACCCCTCCGTAAGTGCCTTTCACGGCCGAAAAACCTCAGCATGCTGATGCATTCTCAGCGGAAAAAATGCAGGTGTTGGACGGATTGTGTGCACGCGCTTACACTGACCTGTGTCGTAGCTCGCATCCGCAGTGCCCGGGCAGGGTCCCGTGCTTTTTCGCGGCAGCGATCATTTCCCCTTTACCGGGGTCCAAACAGAAGAGGTTCACCAATGAAGGTGCACACAACGGGTACGCCGGCCATCCGCCGCCGTACTTTTGCTCTCGGTGCCGTGTCGGTCACCGCTGCTCTTGTCCTCTCGGCCTGCGGAGGCGGCGACGCTGCCGACTCCGAGTCCGATGCCAAAGATCTTGCCTCGGGCGGAGCCACCACGCTGACGATGTGGGTGGACGCGGAACGCTCCCCGGCGCTGACCGACGTCACCGCCAAGTTCAAGGAAGATACCGGAATCGAAGTCAAGCTGGTCACCAAGGACTTCCAGCAGGTTTCGGATGACTTCATCACCCAGGTGCCCACCGGCAAGGGACCGGACCTGATTGTGGGTCCGCATGACTGGGTTGGAAAGTTTGTGCAGAACGGCGTGATTGCTCCGATCGAACTCGGTGACAACGCCGACAAGTTCCAGGAGACCGCCGTCCAGGCCATGACGTATGAAGGCAGCACTTACGGCGTTCCGTACTCGATTGAAAACATCGGTCTGCTGCGCAACGCGGACCTCGTGCCGGAACCTGCCGAGACCATGGACGAAGTGATCGCCAACGGCAAGCAGGCCGTCGCCGAGGGCAAGGCCGAGTTCCCGTTCCTGGTGGGCCTGGACCCCAAGCAGGGCGATCCGTACCACCTCTACCCGTTCCAGACTTCGCTCGGAGCACCCGTTTTCGGCA from Arthrobacter zhangbolii includes the following:
- a CDS encoding LacI family DNA-binding transcriptional regulator, with protein sequence MPGIKEVAARAGVSSATVSRALSGNGAVSEATRQRVLGAAEELGFVISYNASSLASGRTRNVGVVMPSVGRWYFAQVLEGAASALIEAGYDLTLYNTSDGPGHRESVLTEMLRRKRVDAVITVALRLTEEELAQLRAVDKPIVAIGGPLPGTTTIRVDDAGISSLATRHLISLGHTRIAHIGGGEELERDFQLGGTRRNGYESAMRDAGLTPEASWISSAEFSVAGGFRAAKALLARPDVRPTAVFCAADEIAVGAILAARELGLRVPEDLSVIGIDGHDMGEVFGLTTIGQDPVGQGAAAVAAVLALMQNEPTDPLWESGFYPTEFVVRSSTAVPGSLRA
- a CDS encoding sugar ABC transporter substrate-binding protein: MKVHTTGTPAIRRRTFALGAVSVTAALVLSACGGGDAADSESDAKDLASGGATTLTMWVDAERSPALTDVTAKFKEDTGIEVKLVTKDFQQVSDDFITQVPTGKGPDLIVGPHDWVGKFVQNGVIAPIELGDNADKFQETAVQAMTYEGSTYGVPYSIENIGLLRNADLVPEPAETMDEVIANGKQAVAEGKAEFPFLVGLDPKQGDPYHLYPFQTSLGAPVFGTDESGSYDATKLELGNPGGAEFAAKLKQWGEAGDGILNSSITPDIAKEKFSAGASPYFLTGPWNVPDAEEAGINLVVDPIPTAGPNPAQPFVGVNGFFISAKSQNALAANEFALNYLSTEAVQDEMFKAGGRPPALTASFDKAASDPVVAAFGEIGINGVPMPAIPEMEQVWADWGGTELALIKGQGDPADSWATMVSNVQSKISK
- a CDS encoding glycoside hydrolase family 13 protein, producing MLSSVLDDSSALTLVHPSSGDREWWRSSVIYQIYPRSFRDLNGDGVGDLQGITAELATLAELDIDAVWLSPFYRSPQKDAGYDVADYCSVDPIFGTLEDFDALITEASRHHIRVIVDLVPNHCSDAHPLFQAALAAGPGSPERDMFIFRDGTGENGDTPPNNWQSHFGGPAWTRITEPDGTPGQWYLHLFDSSQPDFNWDSPAVHAEFERILRFWLDRGVGGFRVDVAHALIKKTGLPDWGGRADGSSSEGYPGSEAPMFGQPGIHDIYRSWRKILDSYDGDRVLCAEATIDPIERLTDWVRADEMHQTFNFAYLHHPWHAPALRHVIESSLRAFDQVGAPTTWVLSNHDVVRHVSRFGITTHQDRPGDGIGAADPQPDHGLGISRARAATLLMLGLPGGVYLYQGEELGLPDHTRLPDEFRQDPTFHRTAGERLGRDGCRVPLPWTSEAPALGFSAAGGSWLPQPEEWQHLARDVQRQDRDSTLNLYRTALDLRRKLDLGNGSLAWLTGYPDSVLAYVNGNIAALMNMGSDAVPLPQGELIACSRNGAVYDGFLLPDNSAWVRLD